CAGAAAACCCCAATGCCTTAACCTTCGATCCTTCTTATGTATATGCTCCTAATCAGGGTATTCGTGGATTTCTGGGCTTGAGATATACACTTCATCAATAGGGTTTCTCACCTATGACATTGCCTGCAGGGCTGTACTGACAGACCCAGATGTCATTGCCATCGCAGGTGCTCATCCCACAACCTAGCTCTGTAGATTTTGCCCAGATGATTTGCGTGTAGTGTCCGCAATCCTGGCCATCGTCGCAGCTGTTGTCAGAATAGTTGTAAAAAGAATTTTCTGACCCCCAGGTATTCACCACATCTTTGGCTGTGAAGAAGCCACTGGTGCCTTTCCAGATATTCTCACCATTTTCTGTACTGGAATGTGCCAGGACACAAGTTTTGGCTAATTCATCTGCCCAGGCCTGAGCCGATTGGGCCAGTTCTTCCGACCATTGAATATCTGAAACCCCAACATCGCTGCGGTAGGTGTTGTGTTGGTCTAGTAGTTCTTGAATATAAGCCTCATCGGCGACTTCTTCTTCAGACTTTTCATCTCCATCATCGCAAGAGAGCAGAATGAAGGATAGTAGCAGGACGGGTAACGCCCACTTCAATGGTGTTTTTTGCAGTTTGAAAGTTTTTAGGCAAGTCATATATGAACTATTCATAGCAAAGTCTGTTTTGATGTATCAACATTAATTTAAGGTTATTTCGTTCAATTATGAATAAATAATCCTATCAAATATAAAATGACTTATATAATGATGTATTATATTTACCATATCCCGAAAACAACAATTAACAACATTTATTAATTATTAACCCGTAAAATCACTCTTCCTGTATTGTCTTGATAAAGTTTCTTTGGTGGTTCTATGAATGCTGAAGAGATGTATTAGGATGGCTTCAAACATAAACAACATACTAAACCTCCGCATTAGTCTATTGTGTTGGGCGATATACTTATTGCCTATTCAGATAGACGCACAGCCCAGTCTTTGGTTCAATCATTTGTCGATTGAAGAAGGATTGACACATGCCAATGTGAATGCGATTCTCCA
This is a stretch of genomic DNA from Reichenbachiella ulvae. It encodes these proteins:
- a CDS encoding CAP domain-containing protein — protein: MNSSYMTCLKTFKLQKTPLKWALPVLLLSFILLSCDDGDEKSEEEVADEAYIQELLDQHNTYRSDVGVSDIQWSEELAQSAQAWADELAKTCVLAHSSTENGENIWKGTSGFFTAKDVVNTWGSENSFYNYSDNSCDDGQDCGHYTQIIWAKSTELGCGMSTCDGNDIWVCQYSPAGNVIGEKPY